CGAGGTGCCGGCGGACGGCGGCCTGGGTGAGGCCCAGCCGCTCCGCGAGGTCGGCGACGGTGGAGGGGCCGTGGTCCAGGATCGACCGCGCGACCCGGTTGCGTGTGGACCGCTCTCGGGTCGCGAGTTCCTCCACCGGAGCCGCGCCAAGGTTTTTCACAACGCCATTGTTGCGTAATTAATCAGGCAGTGACAAGCCGCGCCGGACGCGGTGGCGATGGCGTGCGTCACTCAGGTAAGGCTTACCTGACCTGCGGAAACGATCATTCATGGGATGAATCCGGGACCCGGACGGACGGGCGCGTCCGGCTCTCTCCTAGACTTCCCGGCATGCGAAACGAGTCCGCCGACAGGGCCGACACCGCCGTCCGCGTCCGCGGTCTGGTCAAGCGGTACGGCACCAAGACCGCCGTCGACGGCCTCGACCTCGACGTGCGCACCGGCACGGTCACCGCCGTGCTCGGCCCCAACGGCGCCGGCAAGACCACCACCGTCGAGACCTGCGAGGGCTATCGGAGGCCGGACGCCGGCACCGTCCGCGTCCTCGGCCTCGACCCGGTCGCCGACGCCGCCGCCCTGCGCCCCCGCATCGGCGTGATGCTCCAGTCCGGCGGCGTCTACTCCGGGGCCCGCGCCGACGAGATGCTCCGCCACATGGCGAAGCTGCACGCCCACCCCCTGGACGTCGACGCCCTGATCGAGCGCCTCGGCCTCGGCTCCTGCGGCCGGACGACCTACCGGCGGCTCTCCGGCGGCCAGCAGCAGCGGCTCACCCTCGCCATGGCCGTCGTCGGCCGCCCCGAACTGGTCTTCCTCGACGAACCCACCGCCGGTCTCGACCCGCAGGCCCGCCGCGCCACCTGGGACCTCGTCCGCGAGCTCCGCGCCGACGGCGTCACGACCGTCCTCACCACCCACTTCATGCAGGAGGCCGAGGAGCTGGCCGACGACGTCGCCATCGTCGACGGCGGCCGGGTCGCCGCCCAGGGCAGCCCCGAGCAGCTCTGCCGCGGCGGCGCCGAGAACACCCTCCGCTTCACCGGCCGCCCCGGCCTCGACCTCGGCTCCCTGCTCAAGGCGCTCCCGGACGGCACCCAGGCCGCCGAGCCGCTCCCCGGCACGTACCGGATCTCCGGCTCCGTCGACCCCCAGCTGCTCGCCACCGTCACCACCTGGTGCGCCCAGCACGGCGTCATGCCCGACGGCATCGCGGTCGAGCGCCACACCCTCGAAGACGTTTTCCTGGAGCTGACCGGCAAGGAGCTGAGGTCATGAAGGCGGGCAAGCCCGAGATCCGCCGGGGGTCCGGGGGTCGCCCCCCCGGGAAAGCACAGCCTGGAACCGACCGGCAAGGAGCTGCGCGCATGAGCGTCGGCACGTACGCGCCGAAGCCGGGGGCCGCCCCCGTCGGGCGGATGATCGCGGCCCAGACGGCCCTGGAGACCCGGATGCTGCTCCGCAACGGCGAGCAGCTCCTCCTCACGGTGATCATCCCGTCCCTGCTGCTGGTGCTCTTCTCGACCGTGGACGTCGTCGACACGGGCGACGGGAAGGCCGTCGACTTCCTCGCCCCGGGCGTCCTCGCGCTCGCCGTGATGTCCACCGCCTTCACCGGCCAGGCCATCGCCACCGGCTTCGAGCGCCGCTACGGCGTCCTGAAGCGGCTCGGCGCCTCCCCGCTCCCCCGCTGGGCCCTGATGACCGCCAAGACGCTCTCCGTCCTGGTCACCGAGGTCCTCCAGATCGCGCTGCTGACCGCCATCGCGCTCGGCCTCGGCTGGTCCCCGCACGGCAACCCGCTCGCCGTGCTGCTCCTGCTGGTCCTCGGCACCGCGGCCTTCTCCGGGCTGGGGCTGCTGATGGCCGGCACGCTCAAGGCCGAGGCCACCCTCGCCGCGGCCAACCTGGTCTTCCTGCTGCTGCTCGTCGGCGGCGGGGTGATCGTCCCGCTGGAGAAGTTCGGCGCGGCCGGGGACGTGCTGGCGCTGCTGCCCATCTCCGCCCTCTCGGACGGCCTCAGGGACGTCCTCCAGCACGGCGCCGGGATGCCGTGGGGCGACGCCCTGATCCTCGCCGTCTGGGCCGTCCTGGGGCTCGGCGCGGCGGCGAGGTTCTTCCGCTGGGAGTAGCGGAACGGGACCAGGGGGTGACGTTTCCCGACAAGCCACCCCTCGTGAAAGCGTGCACAAGCCCTTGCCTACGATAGGGCCCGTGCAGACCCCCCTCGCCTTCATCGCCCAGCGCTGGACCCCGTCCCCCCGGATCCTCCGGCGCGCCGCGCTCTCCGCCGTCGTGATGAGCGTGCTCATCATCGTCACGGGTGGCGCGGTCCGGCTGACCGGTTCCGGACTCGGCTGCGACACCTGGCCGAAGTGCACGGACGACAGCCTCATCGTCACCGCCGAGCAGGGCTTCCACGGCTTCGTCGAGTTCGGCAACCGGATGCTGACGTACGTCCTGTCGGCGGCCGTCGGCTGGGCGATCATCGCCGCCCGCTCCACCAAGCCGTGGCGCCGCGGCCTCACCCGCTGGGGCTGGGCGCAGTTCTGGATCGTGATGAGCAACGCCGTCATCGGCGGCATCACCGTCTGGATGGGCCTCAACCCGTGGACCGTGGCCGGCCACTTCCTGGCCGCCAACGCGCTGCTCACCGTCACGGTGATCACCTGGCACCGGGCCGGCGAGGGCGACACGCCCGCGCGCCCGCGCGTGCCCAAGCCGGTGCGGAAGCTGTCCTGGGCGATCACGGGGGTCTCGGCCCTGCTGATCGTGCTCGGCACCACGGTGACCGGCGCGGGCAAGCACGCGGGCGACAGCAGCGACGTGCCCCGGATGCCGTGGGACTGGACGGACGCCGCCCACCTGCACGCCGTCGCCGCCTGGGCGGTCTGCGCCCTCGCCGTCGCGATGTGGCTGGTCCTCCGCGTGGTCGACGCCCCGGACGACACCCGGGCCCGCGCCCGCGACCTGCTGATCGTGCTGCTGCTCCAGGGCGGGATCGGCTACGTCCAGTACTTCACCGGCGTCCCGGAGCTGCTGGTCGCGGCCCACATGCTCGGCTCCTCGCTGATGTGGATCGCGGTGCTGCGGCTGGCCCTGAGCCTGCGCGAGCGCCCGCTGCCCACGGCCGACATCCCGGCCCAGGCGGACCCGGAGCTCGCCACGGCGTGAGCCCGGCCGCTCACCCCAGCCGGTAGACCCGCGTCGCGTTGTCCGCGGCGAGCATCGCGGCGACCCGCTGCGCGTCCGTACGCGACCAGGCACCGTCCAGGACCCAGGCGCCCAGCACCCGGCCCAGGGCGGCCCGGAAGGCGCTGGCGGCGACCACGTGCAGCTCGGGCAGGGCGCGGGCGCCGCTGGAGTACAGCAGCTTGCCGAACGGGGCCAGCTCCAGGACCTCGGCGAGGACGTCCGCCGCCCGGGCCCCGGTGTGGGCCAGGGCGGCGCCCAGGTCCGCGTAGACGTGCGGGAAGGCACCCGCCATCCGGGCGGCGGTCCGGTGGTGCGGCGAGCCGTGCAGCAGGACGAGGTCGGCGCCGAGCCCGGCGGTGGCGGCGGCGAAGCCGGCCAGACCGGCCGGGTCACGGTACCCGGTGTGCAGCTGGAGCGGCCGTCCCGCGCCCACCGCGATCCACAGCAGGTGGCGCAGCAGCACCGGCGAGTCGAGGGGCCCCTTCGCGGGGCGGTCCGCGAGCCAGCGGCCGGCGGCCCGGCGGGCCTCGCCGCGCCCGGGGGGCTCCGCGACGGCGGCGAGGCCGCAGCGCGCGGCGGAGACCGAGGAGAAGGCGACCGAGTGCACGGCGGCGTCCTGGACGGCCTCGGTGAGGTTGGCGAGGAAGGCGTCGACGGTCCCCGAGGTGTCGGCGACCTGCTCGGCGAGGGGTTCGAGACGGACGATCTCGTGGGCGCGGGCGCGGCCTGCGGCGGCGAGTTCGGCGGGGCCCGTGAGGTCGCCCGGGAGGCCGGTGTCGACGAGGTACGTGGCGATGCCGGCGCCCCGCAGCAGCCGGCGGCCGGTCTCCGCGACCCCGAGCTCCCGGCGGCGGGCGAGGTAGCGGGCGGGCGGGCAGTGCGGTTCGAGGCCGAGGAGCGGCGGGCACCAGCGGCGTACGGCGAAGCCCGTCTGGGTGTCGAAGAAGGTGGTCCCGGAGGCGGGCAGGACGGCGGCCGGGCCGAGGTGGGCCTCGAAGGTGCCCAGGCCCAGCTCCGTCCGGAGCACCCCGTGGCAGTACTGGTCCACCAGGCGCGGCGTGTCGATCATCTCGGGGGCTCCCCGCGTAGACGTGTCTCCACACGTCCTAACGGGTGACCCCCGCACGAGGTTGTTGCCTGACGCCCGCGACGTCACCCGCCGCAGCCACCGCAGGCCGGCCCAGCCGTGGCCACGCCCGCCCCACGGGCGGCTCGGCACGGGCCGCCGGCCGCCTCGGCCGCGCTCGCCGCACGAGGTCACAGGCCGCCCCGAGCCGTCGCCGCCGCCGTGGACGGTTCGCCCCCGCCGGTTCGGCCGCAGGCGCCTCGGCCCTGCCGGCCGCACCCGATCCGGCCGCGGGCCGGCTTTGGCGCCGGCCGCCGCCCGGCCCCGCCGTCGCGGTGGACGGTGCGGGCGTCGCCGGGTCGGCCGGAGGTCTCGGGCCGTCCCGGCCGTGGGCACCGGTCGGCGGGTCGGGCCGCCGCCGTCAGCGGTGGTCCGGCCGTCGCCGGGTCACGCGTTGGAGGGGCCGCCGAGCTGGATGCCGGCCATACGGGTCCACTCGTAGGGGCCGGTGACGACCTTCGCGGCGAACTCGCCGTCGAACTCGTCGTGCAGGGTGAGGCCGGCCTGCTCGGCGGCCTGCTGGGCGATCGCGTGGGTGGGGGCCACCAGGTCGCCCCAGCCGCCGTCCTCGCCGACGAGGACGATCCGGGTGCCGGCCTGGCCGATGTGGGCGATCTGGCCCTCGACGCCGCCGTGCTCCTTGCCGAAGGCGCGGATCTCCTTGGCCAGCTTGGCCGCCTTGCGCCCGGCACGCGGGGAGACGGCCGTGGTCTCTTCCTTGGTGTCTGCCATGTCAAGGATGCTACCGAGGGGTAGATCGACTGACGACGGCCGGGCCGCGTGGTTCAGCCCACACGACCCGGCCGTCGGAGCCGGAGAACCGCTAGCGGAGGAAGGGGTCCACCGCGACCGCCACGAAGAGCAGCGACACATAGGTGATGGACCAGTGGAAGAGGCGCATCTCCTTGAGCTTCGCGCCGGTGACCTCGGCCTTGGCGCGGTTCAGCAGGGCGTGCGCCTCCCACAGCCACCAGCCGCCGGTGGCCAGGGCGACGGCGGTGTAGAACCAGCCGGTGTAGCCCAGCGGGGTGAGCAGCAGCGAGACCGCGACCATGACCCAGCTGTAGAGGACGATCTGCTTGGCGACGACCTTGTTG
The Streptomyces roseofulvus genome window above contains:
- a CDS encoding ABC transporter ATP-binding protein, translated to MRNESADRADTAVRVRGLVKRYGTKTAVDGLDLDVRTGTVTAVLGPNGAGKTTTVETCEGYRRPDAGTVRVLGLDPVADAAALRPRIGVMLQSGGVYSGARADEMLRHMAKLHAHPLDVDALIERLGLGSCGRTTYRRLSGGQQQRLTLAMAVVGRPELVFLDEPTAGLDPQARRATWDLVRELRADGVTTVLTTHFMQEAEELADDVAIVDGGRVAAQGSPEQLCRGGAENTLRFTGRPGLDLGSLLKALPDGTQAAEPLPGTYRISGSVDPQLLATVTTWCAQHGVMPDGIAVERHTLEDVFLELTGKELRS
- a CDS encoding ABC transporter permease, which gives rise to MSVGTYAPKPGAAPVGRMIAAQTALETRMLLRNGEQLLLTVIIPSLLLVLFSTVDVVDTGDGKAVDFLAPGVLALAVMSTAFTGQAIATGFERRYGVLKRLGASPLPRWALMTAKTLSVLVTEVLQIALLTAIALGLGWSPHGNPLAVLLLLVLGTAAFSGLGLLMAGTLKAEATLAAANLVFLLLLVGGGVIVPLEKFGAAGDVLALLPISALSDGLRDVLQHGAGMPWGDALILAVWAVLGLGAAARFFRWE
- a CDS encoding COX15/CtaA family protein, which codes for MQTPLAFIAQRWTPSPRILRRAALSAVVMSVLIIVTGGAVRLTGSGLGCDTWPKCTDDSLIVTAEQGFHGFVEFGNRMLTYVLSAAVGWAIIAARSTKPWRRGLTRWGWAQFWIVMSNAVIGGITVWMGLNPWTVAGHFLAANALLTVTVITWHRAGEGDTPARPRVPKPVRKLSWAITGVSALLIVLGTTVTGAGKHAGDSSDVPRMPWDWTDAAHLHAVAAWAVCALAVAMWLVLRVVDAPDDTRARARDLLIVLLLQGGIGYVQYFTGVPELLVAAHMLGSSLMWIAVLRLALSLRERPLPTADIPAQADPELATA
- a CDS encoding amidohydrolase, translated to MIDTPRLVDQYCHGVLRTELGLGTFEAHLGPAAVLPASGTTFFDTQTGFAVRRWCPPLLGLEPHCPPARYLARRRELGVAETGRRLLRGAGIATYLVDTGLPGDLTGPAELAAAGRARAHEIVRLEPLAEQVADTSGTVDAFLANLTEAVQDAAVHSVAFSSVSAARCGLAAVAEPPGRGEARRAAGRWLADRPAKGPLDSPVLLRHLLWIAVGAGRPLQLHTGYRDPAGLAGFAAATAGLGADLVLLHGSPHHRTAARMAGAFPHVYADLGAALAHTGARAADVLAEVLELAPFGKLLYSSGARALPELHVVAASAFRAALGRVLGAWVLDGAWSRTDAQRVAAMLAADNATRVYRLG